A genomic stretch from Amia ocellicauda isolate fAmiCal2 chromosome 23, fAmiCal2.hap1, whole genome shotgun sequence includes:
- the dync2li1 gene encoding cytoplasmic dynein 2 light intermediate chain 1 — MPKTSDTLWDLAVAEVRRRESGGGEGEEEEEGEEAGPGERAVLFLGSKGGGKTTIILRCLDRDEPPKPTLALEYTFGRRARGHNTPKDIAHFWELGGGASLSDLIQIPVTVDNIRTLSVVLVLDLSKPGVLWPTMERLLQAARAQVDRASAELLKVGEARAGQIPSRRGLRTLAKDHPDRELINPFPVPLLIIGSKFDIFQDFDSEKRKVICKTLRFVSHYYGASLIFTSWKSESLMSKTRSSVNHLAFRTERGKTVSTDHNKPLIIPAGMDSLSQIGSPPMTDVGLGSLHAKNPLDLWKKVYEKLFPAESAGDPGDVRDPARDPQYSEAEIDSMRAQKDQELEQYKRNASKSWKALELDSRRH, encoded by the exons AGGGggcgagggagaggaggaggaggaaggggaggaGGCCGGGCCGGGGGAGAGGGCTGTGCTCTTCTTGGGCAGCAAGGGTGGG GGGAAGACAACAATTATCCTGCGGTGTCTTGACAG GGATGAACCCCCGAAACCCACGCTAGCTTTGGAGTACACCTTCGGACGGAGAGCCCGTGGACACAACACG CCCAAGGACATCGCACACTTTTGGGAGTTAGGGGGCGGCGCCTCCCTGTCAGACCTCATTCAGATCCCTGTGACAGTGGACAACATCAG GACACTGTCTGTGGTTCTGGTGCTGGACCTGTCCAAGCCCGGCGTGCTGTGGCCCACCATGGAGCGGCTGCTGCAGGCGGCCCGGGCTCAGGTGGACAGGGCGTCCGCGGAGCTGCTGAAGGTGGGAGAGGCCAGGGCCGGACAGATACCCAGCAGGAGAGGACTGCGCACCCTGGCCAAGGACCACCCG GACCGCGAGCTGATTAACCCATTTCCCGTCCCTCTGCTCATCATAGGCAGCAAGTTTGACATTTTCCAG GATTTCGACTCTGAGAAAAGGAAGGTGATTTGCAAGACCCTGCGATTCGTCTCTCATTATTACGGAGCATCGCTGATC TTCACCAGCTGGAAGTCCGAGAGTCTGATGTCGAAGACGCGAAGCTCAGTGAACCACCTGGCCTTCAGAACAGAGAGGGG GAAGACTGTGTCCACAGACCACAACAAGCCTCTGATCATCCCCGCTGGCATGGACTCCCTCAGTCAGATCG GCTCCCCTCCGATGACTGACGTTGGCTTGGGATCCCTGCACGCTAAGAACCCCCTGGACCTGTGGAAGAAGGTGTACGAGAAGCTCTTCCCAGCAGAG AGCGCCGGCGATCCGGGAGACGTCCGAGACCCCGCCAGAGACCCCCAGTACAGCGAGGCCGAGATCGACTCCATGCGAGCGCAGAAGGACCAG GAGCTGGAACAATACAAGAGAAACGCCTCAAAGTCTTGGAAAGCACTGGAGTTGGACTCTCGAAGGCATTGA